A stretch of Myroides oncorhynchi DNA encodes these proteins:
- a CDS encoding NAD(P)-dependent oxidoreductase produces MKLGIIKERKTPPDRRVVLCPKQVKNALNNHKELSIKIEPSDIRVFPDDNYTALGLELSSDLNDCDVLLGVKEIPVDNLIPNKTYVFFSHTIKKQEHNRKLLKACLDKNITLMDHETFVDGKNTRIIGFGRYAGIVGAYNTLRGFGLKYELFSLAKAETLLHKEDLIYRLKKQYFPPIKIVLTGHGKVANGAMEILDGMKVKKVSIEHFLTQKYDRPVYTQIGVEDYYKRIDGTTASKQDFYDNPDLYESNFERFSEVADILITGHFFKKGSPVIVTKEMLNSPKNQIKVVGDISCDVDHGPIASTLKTSTIAEPFFGYHPGKGTEVEFDHPAAITVMAIDNLPCELPKDASEGFGEIFVEQILPAFFNGDKDKVLERSTITKGGKLTDKFEYLQDFVEGKE; encoded by the coding sequence ATGAAATTAGGAATTATTAAAGAGAGGAAAACACCTCCTGATAGGAGAGTTGTGCTTTGTCCGAAGCAGGTTAAAAATGCTTTAAATAATCACAAGGAGCTAAGTATCAAAATAGAGCCTTCTGATATTAGAGTTTTTCCTGATGACAATTACACAGCTCTTGGATTAGAACTTTCATCAGATTTGAATGATTGTGATGTCTTATTAGGAGTGAAGGAAATCCCTGTTGATAATCTTATACCAAATAAAACTTATGTCTTTTTTTCGCACACAATAAAGAAACAAGAACATAATCGCAAGCTTTTAAAAGCTTGCTTAGACAAGAACATTACATTAATGGATCACGAAACATTTGTAGACGGGAAAAACACAAGGATTATTGGGTTCGGAAGATATGCTGGAATAGTAGGGGCATATAATACACTAAGAGGATTTGGATTAAAGTATGAGTTATTTAGTTTAGCTAAAGCAGAAACTTTACTTCACAAGGAAGATTTAATTTACAGATTAAAGAAACAATATTTCCCACCTATTAAGATTGTTCTTACAGGTCACGGTAAAGTGGCTAATGGAGCAATGGAGATTTTAGATGGAATGAAAGTTAAAAAGGTATCTATAGAACACTTTTTAACGCAGAAATACGATAGACCTGTTTATACTCAAATAGGGGTAGAGGACTACTATAAGAGAATAGATGGAACAACTGCAAGCAAACAGGATTTTTATGACAACCCTGATTTGTATGAAAGTAACTTTGAACGATTCTCAGAAGTAGCTGACATTTTAATAACAGGACATTTCTTTAAGAAAGGATCACCTGTTATTGTCACTAAGGAAATGCTTAATTCACCTAAGAATCAAATTAAGGTAGTTGGCGATATTTCATGTGATGTAGATCACGGACCTATAGCCAGTACTTTAAAAACATCAACTATAGCAGAACCATTCTTTGGTTATCACCCTGGTAAAGGGACAGAAGTAGAGTTTGATCATCCAGCAGCGATAACAGTTATGGCTATAGATAACTTGCCTTGTGAGTTGCCAAAAGATGCAAGTGAAGGCTTCGGAGAAATCTTCGTAGAGCAGATATTACCCGCATTTTTTAATGGAGATAAGGATAAAGTATTAGAAAGATCTACAATTACTAAGGGCGGAAAGTTAACAGATAAATTCGAATATCTACAAGACTTCGTAGAAGGAAAAGAATAA
- a CDS encoding FUSC family protein, producing the protein MLGKARKFTDNTHLADSLKITISAVVPFLVLMPYAAFDWAFAAAIGAMLTAPVDIPSNKKDKIIGLLVGAFTVPAVIFTLSITDGSWYFYPIFVFIFFSLSMISVYGHRANMLSFTGLLAGSLGLAHSYEGKDLLIHCLMLLLGGLFYLVVSLVFNLIRPKRYVVLQTSECMELTAEYLKHRGQLWDIDADVQKITEDQLNIQVNLNEVHENLRDYLVRNKANTGNSSNNRRLLVAFSTLVEIHEVAVSTSFEHSKLHDLFKSNPEIIKAYQKLAFHFADTIDHIAYTINLSSKYKPKYNLSQELADIQLLLDKFVKEGESSNMVEAVVMFSNVLHYAENQIDKIHTLEKTLTEKAFVADVEERFKDLEKFLTPVHYRFETLKENLNFTSTIFRHALRLTLTILVGLIVSKFFGLLNGYWILLTIVVIMRPGFGLTKQRSFERVIGTIVGGLLAIGLLYIIPNATVIAYITVLTMIIGYWFSHTDYKVGVTFITMYVVLIYGLLTPNFMDVMIYRIIDTIIGALLAFGANYLLWPSWEFLNLNTHLKKSIEANKEYVKEITLYYNEKGEVTLPYKLARKYAFIEIGNLMASFQRMIQEPKSKQKYRTELYELAVLNHTFLSTAASIGIYVQSHTTTKASEAFNVVMDYTIGNLKQTIALLEDYNNENITIIERSENFNLSISYLKGIREYELKKTYSDDKQIQDLMEESVLVIEQLIWLSSLSEKIFKITASIATMKHKEETELSMLSSLRKKIIP; encoded by the coding sequence ATGCTAGGAAAAGCTAGAAAATTCACAGATAATACTCATCTTGCAGATTCTTTAAAAATAACTATATCTGCTGTTGTACCCTTCTTAGTATTAATGCCTTATGCTGCCTTTGATTGGGCTTTTGCAGCTGCTATTGGAGCAATGTTAACTGCTCCAGTAGATATTCCCAGTAATAAGAAAGATAAAATCATTGGACTATTAGTAGGTGCATTTACTGTACCTGCTGTTATTTTCACATTATCTATTACTGATGGTAGTTGGTATTTCTACCCTATTTTTGTTTTTATCTTCTTTTCTTTAAGTATGATTTCTGTTTATGGACATAGAGCTAATATGCTTTCATTTACAGGATTATTAGCGGGTAGTTTAGGACTTGCCCACAGTTATGAAGGAAAAGATCTCTTGATTCACTGTCTAATGCTCTTACTAGGGGGGCTGTTTTATTTAGTTGTTTCATTAGTTTTTAACTTAATTAGACCTAAGAGATATGTAGTTTTACAAACTTCTGAATGTATGGAGTTGACTGCTGAATACTTAAAACACAGAGGGCAATTATGGGATATTGATGCTGATGTGCAAAAAATAACAGAAGACCAGCTTAATATTCAAGTTAACTTAAATGAAGTCCACGAAAACCTACGCGATTATCTAGTTAGAAATAAAGCTAATACTGGAAACTCTTCTAATAATCGTAGATTATTAGTTGCTTTTTCTACGCTTGTTGAAATACATGAAGTAGCTGTATCTACTTCTTTCGAACACAGCAAACTACATGATTTATTTAAAAGTAACCCTGAGATCATTAAAGCCTATCAAAAATTAGCTTTTCACTTTGCAGATACAATAGATCACATAGCATATACCATAAACTTAAGTAGCAAGTATAAACCTAAGTATAACTTATCACAAGAATTAGCTGACATACAATTACTATTAGATAAGTTCGTCAAAGAAGGAGAGTCTAGCAATATGGTAGAAGCTGTTGTGATGTTCTCTAATGTATTACACTATGCAGAGAATCAGATTGACAAAATACATACTCTTGAAAAAACACTTACTGAAAAAGCTTTTGTAGCAGATGTAGAAGAGCGCTTTAAAGATTTAGAGAAGTTCCTAACACCTGTTCACTATAGATTTGAGACATTAAAAGAGAACTTAAACTTTACTTCTACAATATTTAGACATGCTTTAAGATTAACACTAACTATTCTTGTTGGTTTAATTGTAAGTAAGTTTTTTGGATTGTTAAATGGGTATTGGATATTACTAACTATAGTAGTAATTATGAGACCGGGATTTGGATTGACTAAACAACGCTCTTTTGAACGTGTTATAGGCACCATAGTAGGCGGTTTATTAGCTATAGGATTATTATATATTATCCCTAATGCTACTGTCATTGCTTATATTACAGTATTAACCATGATTATTGGTTATTGGTTTTCTCATACAGATTATAAAGTAGGAGTTACTTTCATCACGATGTATGTAGTGCTAATATACGGACTACTTACACCTAACTTTATGGACGTAATGATTTATAGAATCATTGATACCATTATTGGGGCATTACTAGCTTTTGGAGCAAATTATCTTCTATGGCCTTCATGGGAATTCTTAAATCTAAATACACATTTAAAGAAATCAATAGAGGCAAATAAAGAATATGTAAAGGAAATCACCCTATACTATAATGAAAAAGGAGAAGTAACACTACCGTATAAATTAGCTAGAAAATATGCTTTTATTGAGATAGGAAACTTAATGGCTTCCTTCCAAAGAATGATTCAAGAACCGAAATCTAAACAGAAATATAGAACAGAACTATATGAACTAGCAGTGCTTAATCATACGTTTCTATCTACTGCTGCTTCAATCGGTATCTACGTTCAATCTCATACAACGACCAAGGCTTCTGAAGCTTTTAATGTTGTAATGGATTATACCATTGGCAATTTAAAGCAAACTATCGCTTTGTTAGAAGATTATAATAATGAAAATATAACAATCATAGAACGCTCTGAGAACTTTAATCTTAGTATCTCTTACCTTAAAGGTATACGTGAATATGAATTAAAGAAGACATACTCTGATGACAAGCAAATCCAAGATTTAATGGAAGAATCAGTTCTAGTTATAGAACAACTTATTTGGTTATCAAGCTTGTCTGAGAAGATATTTAAAATCACTGCTAGCATAGCGACAATGAAACATAAGGAAGAAACCGAATTATCAATGCTAAGCTCATTAAGAAAGAAAATTATACCTTAA
- the def gene encoding peptide deformylase, with protein MILSIVGYGDAVLRKVGEDITKDYPNLKELIANMYETMYGAYGVGLAAPQVGLPIRLFVVDTAPFAEMDGNTEEEIAFLTSFKKTFINAKILKEEGEEWAFNEGCLSIPEIHEPVKRKSKIQIEYYDEDFVKHIEEFDGLAARVIQHEYDHIEGVLFTDKISVLKKKLISKKLNNILEGKIFTDYKMKLSKKKGR; from the coding sequence ATGATATTATCAATAGTTGGATACGGTGATGCTGTTTTACGCAAAGTAGGAGAAGACATTACTAAAGATTATCCTAACTTAAAAGAGCTTATAGCTAATATGTATGAAACAATGTATGGTGCTTATGGAGTAGGATTAGCAGCGCCACAAGTAGGATTACCTATTAGATTATTTGTTGTAGATACTGCACCTTTTGCAGAAATGGATGGAAATACAGAAGAAGAAATAGCTTTTTTGACTTCGTTTAAAAAGACATTTATCAATGCTAAAATCTTAAAAGAAGAAGGCGAAGAATGGGCGTTCAATGAGGGATGTTTAAGTATTCCTGAAATACACGAACCAGTTAAGAGAAAATCAAAGATTCAGATAGAATATTATGACGAAGATTTCGTTAAACATATAGAAGAATTTGATGGTCTTGCTGCACGAGTTATTCAACATGAGTATGATCATATTGAAGGAGTGCTATTTACAGACAAAATCTCCGTATTAAAGAAAAAACTGATTTCTAAGAAGTTGAATAATATTTTGGAAGGAAAAATATTTACTGACTACAAAATGAAATTAAGTAAGAAAAAAGGTAGATAA
- a CDS encoding DUF5606 domain-containing protein, producing the protein MSLEKVLAISGKPGLYELLVQTRTGFIAESLADGKKSTVGLKNNVSLLSEISIYTYNEEVKLFDVFKNIATKENNGEAISHKEDNPTLLGYFREVLPEFDEERVYVSDIKKVLNWYNILQRRGIIAEAFTEAAVETEAK; encoded by the coding sequence ATGAGTTTAGAAAAAGTTTTAGCTATTTCAGGAAAACCAGGTTTATATGAGTTACTAGTACAAACTCGTACTGGATTTATTGCTGAATCATTGGCTGATGGGAAAAAAAGTACTGTAGGATTGAAAAATAACGTTAGTTTACTTTCTGAAATTTCAATTTATACTTACAATGAAGAAGTAAAGTTATTCGATGTATTCAAAAACATTGCTACAAAAGAGAACAATGGTGAAGCTATTTCTCATAAAGAAGATAACCCTACATTATTAGGTTACTTCAGAGAAGTATTACCAGAATTTGATGAAGAGAGAGTATATGTTTCTGATATCAAAAAAGTACTTAACTGGTATAATATTCTTCAAAGAAGAGGAATTATAGCAGAAGCTTTTACTGAAGCTGCTGTAGAAACTGAAGCAAAATAA
- the mazG gene encoding nucleoside triphosphate pyrophosphohydrolase has protein sequence MHTREEQLQALDRLLDILDELRVKCPWDKKQTFDSLKNLTVEEMYELVDAITEGDTDEMKKELGDLLMHIIFYAKIGSEQSLFDIKDIADSISDKLIFRHPHIYGDEKVESEKEVLENWEKLKLKEGNKSVLAGVPKGLPALIKAYRIQQKASGVGFDWDNLNDVWAKIEEELAEFKVEVLAEDKDKMEDEFGDILFSLVNYARHTGIDPEKALARANMKFIHRFNKVEEMVIQENEGFEHVNAEILDKYWNKAKK, from the coding sequence ATGCATACACGTGAAGAACAATTACAAGCTTTAGATCGCTTACTAGATATACTAGACGAATTAAGAGTAAAATGCCCTTGGGATAAGAAGCAAACTTTTGATAGTTTAAAGAATCTTACAGTAGAAGAGATGTACGAGCTAGTAGATGCTATTACTGAAGGCGATACGGATGAAATGAAGAAGGAACTAGGTGATCTACTAATGCATATCATATTCTATGCTAAAATTGGTAGTGAGCAGTCTCTATTTGATATTAAGGATATAGCAGATAGTATCTCTGATAAATTAATTTTTAGACACCCTCATATCTATGGAGATGAGAAAGTGGAATCTGAAAAAGAAGTATTAGAGAATTGGGAAAAACTAAAACTTAAAGAAGGAAATAAATCTGTACTCGCAGGTGTACCTAAAGGACTTCCTGCTTTGATTAAGGCATATAGAATACAGCAAAAAGCAAGTGGTGTTGGTTTTGACTGGGATAATCTAAATGATGTCTGGGCAAAAATAGAAGAAGAACTAGCAGAGTTTAAAGTCGAAGTTCTGGCTGAGGATAAAGATAAGATGGAAGACGAATTTGGAGACATTCTTTTCTCATTAGTTAATTATGCTCGTCATACAGGTATAGATCCCGAGAAGGCACTTGCTAGAGCTAATATGAAGTTTATACATCGATTCAATAAAGTCGAAGAGATGGTAATTCAAGAAAATGAAGGTTTTGAGCATGTAAATGCCGAAATATTAGATAAATATTGGAATAAAGCTAAGAAGTAG
- a CDS encoding alpha/beta hydrolase family protein, which yields MKIDLIKNETIIKGASRSLLSDSTFPKEGKVLPLVIFCHGYKGFKDWGAWGKAMDYIAESGCYVVKFNFSLNGTTVDTPCEFNDLEAFGCNTYSQEQEDLTVVIDYYKNKLEVDQENIYLIGHSRGGGTVVLQGYYNPDVKGVITWAGVADFKKRFPRGGRFEDWKTKGVFYSENGRTKQQMPHYFTFWEDYEQNEVKLNIQRAAQNLKKPSLIVQGTEDSAVPLKEAQLLHQWISNSLLDIVDGADHVFGSKHPYEEQKLPKHLEHVAKATSEFIHATK from the coding sequence ATGAAAATTGACTTGATAAAAAACGAAACAATTATAAAAGGGGCGTCTAGATCGCTTCTTTCTGATTCTACTTTTCCTAAAGAAGGGAAAGTATTGCCATTAGTTATCTTTTGCCATGGATATAAAGGATTTAAAGATTGGGGCGCTTGGGGTAAAGCGATGGACTATATAGCTGAATCAGGGTGCTATGTTGTTAAGTTTAATTTCTCTCTAAATGGAACTACTGTAGATACCCCTTGTGAGTTTAATGACTTAGAAGCTTTTGGATGTAATACTTACTCACAAGAACAGGAAGATCTGACTGTTGTTATCGATTATTACAAGAATAAACTAGAAGTAGATCAAGAGAATATATATCTTATAGGACATAGTAGAGGAGGTGGGACTGTTGTTTTACAAGGATACTATAATCCTGATGTAAAAGGCGTTATTACTTGGGCTGGTGTAGCCGACTTTAAGAAAAGATTTCCTAGGGGAGGTCGCTTTGAAGACTGGAAGACAAAAGGAGTTTTTTACAGTGAAAATGGTAGAACTAAACAGCAGATGCCCCATTACTTTACTTTTTGGGAAGATTATGAGCAGAATGAAGTAAAGCTAAATATACAAAGAGCTGCGCAGAATCTGAAGAAACCTAGCTTGATTGTCCAGGGAACAGAAGATTCTGCCGTACCACTAAAAGAAGCTCAGTTACTACATCAATGGATATCAAACTCATTATTAGATATAGTAGATGGTGCAGATCATGTATTCGGCTCTAAACATCCTTATGAAGAACAGAAACTACCTAAGCACTTAGAACATGTGGCTAAAGCTACAAGTGAATTTATTCATGCTACTAAGTAA
- a CDS encoding COX15/CtaA family protein: MRNYFLPLAKASLILVYLVIFAGAAVRMTGSGMGCPDWPKCFGYYIPPTEEQTITWEPNREYEKGQMIIHDQSLWKAKDTFTTSATYEESHWEKYTRHDYAEFNPSHTWVEYVNRLCGALAGLACVAMAIASFGFWRDHKGLVWASWLVVFLMGFQAWLGATVVYSVLNPIKITVHMVMALVIVAIIISIIKRAKQGTEIKKYNGTFRTLLAISLVFTLAQVVLGTQVREFIDEQVQAGIGNEYLWLNNPTVEFYIHRSFSFLIMFLNMYLFYINRSLNLGFDKMKWVMILLILEIFTGIMMYYVHFPFGTQAAHLVLASILFGVQYQLILESRKCYYSGKSNLD; this comes from the coding sequence ATGAGAAACTATTTTTTGCCATTAGCTAAAGCATCACTTATACTAGTTTACCTAGTAATATTCGCTGGTGCTGCGGTACGAATGACAGGGTCAGGAATGGGCTGTCCAGATTGGCCAAAGTGTTTTGGATACTACATCCCTCCTACAGAAGAACAAACTATCACATGGGAACCTAATAGAGAGTACGAAAAAGGACAAATGATTATTCACGATCAAAGCCTATGGAAAGCGAAAGATACTTTTACTACTTCGGCTACTTATGAAGAAAGTCATTGGGAAAAATATACACGTCACGACTATGCTGAGTTCAACCCTAGCCATACTTGGGTAGAATATGTAAACCGCTTATGTGGAGCTTTAGCAGGGTTAGCTTGTGTCGCTATGGCTATCGCTTCTTTCGGATTCTGGAGAGACCACAAAGGACTTGTTTGGGCTTCGTGGTTAGTTGTTTTCTTAATGGGATTCCAAGCATGGTTAGGAGCTACGGTTGTTTATTCCGTTTTAAACCCTATCAAAATTACTGTTCACATGGTGATGGCATTAGTAATTGTAGCAATAATCATAAGTATTATTAAAAGGGCTAAACAAGGAACTGAAATAAAGAAATACAACGGAACCTTTAGAACTTTATTAGCTATATCTCTAGTCTTTACTCTTGCTCAAGTAGTACTAGGTACACAAGTACGTGAGTTTATAGATGAACAAGTACAAGCAGGAATTGGAAATGAATATTTATGGTTAAACAACCCTACAGTTGAGTTCTATATCCACCGTAGTTTTTCATTCTTAATCATGTTCCTAAATATGTACTTATTCTATATTAATAGAAGCTTAAACTTAGGATTTGATAAAATGAAATGGGTTATGATTCTATTAATTTTAGAGATATTTACCGGGATAATGATGTACTATGTACACTTCCCGTTTGGTACTCAGGCTGCACATTTAGTATTAGCTTCTATTCTATTCGGAGTTCAATACCAGTTAATATTAGAATCTAGAAAGTGTTATTACAGCGGTAAAAGTAACTTAGATTAG
- a CDS encoding CCA tRNA nucleotidyltransferase, with amino-acid sequence MTDTPIYKEAITHPIFEYISKAAESLNVDSYVIGGFVRDFLLKRDSKKDIDIVAVGSGIELALKVSDLLPNKPKVQVFKNYGTAMLRYDDIDIEFVGARKESYHFESRKPVVEDGTLEDDQNRRDFTINALAISLKKETYGELVDPFNGVADLANKIIRTPLDPDITYSDDPLRMMRAIRFASQLDFMIEQNSLDSITTNHKRLEIISGERIVDELNKILMSKKPSKGFLLLYKTGLLDLILPELTALNQVEEIEGHTHKNNFYHSLEVVDNICENTDDLWLRWSALLHDIGKAPTKRFSKKQGWTFHGHEFLGGKMVKKIFMRLHMPLNQKMKFVQQMVIMSSRPIVLAQKEVTDSAVRRLVFDAGEHVEDLMTLCEADITTKNPTKFKKYHNNFKVVRDKIVEVEERDHVRNFQPPITGEKIMELYDLKPCREIGMIKEAIKEAILEGVIPNEYDAAYEFMVSKASKMGLEIVNNN; translated from the coding sequence ATGACTGATACCCCAATATATAAAGAAGCCATAACACACCCTATATTTGAATACATCTCTAAAGCAGCTGAGAGTTTAAATGTAGATAGCTATGTAATTGGCGGATTTGTAAGAGATTTTTTACTTAAAAGAGATTCTAAGAAAGATATAGATATCGTAGCTGTAGGCAGTGGTATCGAATTAGCACTTAAAGTATCTGACTTACTTCCTAATAAACCTAAAGTACAAGTGTTTAAAAACTACGGAACGGCTATGTTACGTTATGATGACATTGACATTGAGTTTGTTGGAGCAAGAAAAGAATCATACCACTTCGAAAGCAGAAAACCTGTAGTAGAAGATGGCACTTTAGAAGACGACCAAAACAGACGTGACTTTACCATCAATGCCTTAGCGATATCTCTTAAGAAAGAGACCTATGGAGAATTAGTAGATCCTTTTAATGGAGTTGCTGATTTAGCTAATAAAATTATTCGCACTCCTCTTGATCCAGATATTACTTATTCTGACGATCCACTGCGTATGATGAGAGCTATTCGCTTCGCTTCTCAATTAGATTTTATGATAGAACAGAATTCTCTTGATTCTATAACAACAAATCACAAGAGATTAGAGATTATATCAGGAGAACGTATAGTTGATGAGTTAAATAAGATATTAATGTCTAAAAAGCCATCTAAAGGTTTTTTGTTGCTATATAAAACAGGATTACTAGATTTAATTTTACCTGAATTAACAGCACTTAATCAAGTAGAAGAGATAGAAGGACATACCCATAAAAATAACTTCTATCACTCCCTAGAGGTAGTAGATAATATCTGTGAGAATACAGATGACCTATGGTTAAGATGGTCTGCGTTATTACACGATATCGGTAAAGCACCTACTAAACGCTTCTCTAAGAAGCAAGGATGGACATTCCATGGGCACGAATTCTTAGGAGGGAAAATGGTAAAGAAGATCTTTATGAGATTACACATGCCATTAAACCAAAAGATGAAGTTCGTCCAGCAGATGGTTATTATGAGTTCTAGACCTATAGTCTTAGCCCAGAAAGAAGTTACAGATTCTGCGGTACGCAGATTAGTCTTTGACGCAGGTGAGCATGTAGAAGACCTAATGACGTTATGTGAAGCTGATATTACAACTAAGAACCCAACTAAGTTTAAGAAATACCACAATAACTTTAAGGTTGTTAGAGATAAGATTGTCGAAGTGGAAGAACGCGATCATGTACGCAACTTCCAGCCTCCTATTACAGGAGAGAAGATTATGGAGCTATATGATTTAAAACCATGTCGTGAAATCGGTATGATTAAAGAAGCTATCAAAGAAGCTATCTTAGAAGGAGTCATCCCTAATGAATATGATGCTGCTTATGAGTTTATGGTAAGTAAAGCATCTAAAATGGGACTTGAAATCGTAAATAATAATTAA
- a CDS encoding L-threonylcarbamoyladenylate synthase, producing MEDIQQEVFKAYEVIKNGGIILYPTDTVWGIGCDANNPEAVKKIYALKNRAESKSMIVLTTERLFHKVFSSPPEVTWDLLNCSEKPTTLILDNPKYVAKEIISEDNSLGIRITEEPFCFRLIEKMKSPLVSTSANVSGYPTPRNFSEITKEIIEGVDYVVNLRQQDTKPTTPSTIIKLKANSQVTIIRK from the coding sequence ATGGAAGATATCCAACAAGAAGTTTTTAAAGCATACGAAGTCATTAAAAATGGTGGTATTATCTTATACCCTACTGATACTGTATGGGGAATAGGCTGTGATGCTAATAATCCTGAAGCAGTCAAAAAGATATATGCCCTTAAGAACCGTGCTGAATCAAAAAGCATGATTGTATTAACAACTGAAAGATTATTTCACAAAGTGTTTAGTTCACCACCTGAAGTAACGTGGGATTTACTAAATTGCAGTGAAAAACCAACTACTTTAATATTAGATAATCCTAAGTATGTCGCTAAGGAGATTATCTCTGAAGACAACTCTCTAGGCATACGTATTACAGAGGAACCATTCTGCTTTAGATTAATAGAGAAAATGAAGTCACCTTTAGTATCTACTTCTGCCAACGTTAGTGGTTATCCAACACCTCGTAATTTTAGTGAGATTACCAAAGAGATTATAGAGGGTGTTGACTATGTAGTGAATCTACGTCAACAAGATACTAAACCAACGACTCCTTCGACGATTATTAAATTAAAAGCAAATAGCCAAGTAACTATTATTAGAAAGTAG
- a CDS encoding PaaI family thioesterase, producing MKEFNKEELLAMYAKVCKNTLMETLEIEYIDAGPDFLVARMPVNPRVHQPMGLLHGGASVALAESLGSGASLMLIDPAKQEIRGIEISANHVKSKRAGYVIGTARLLHRGRTLHLWEIRITDENDVLVSICKITNIVIDK from the coding sequence ATGAAAGAGTTTAATAAAGAAGAATTATTAGCCATGTATGCTAAGGTGTGTAAGAACACACTTATGGAAACATTAGAAATAGAATATATAGATGCGGGTCCAGACTTTTTAGTAGCGCGTATGCCTGTTAACCCTAGAGTACATCAGCCTATGGGGCTATTACATGGAGGGGCGTCTGTAGCACTAGCTGAAAGTTTGGGAAGTGGAGCATCATTAATGTTAATAGATCCTGCTAAACAAGAAATTAGAGGTATAGAGATCTCCGCTAACCACGTGAAAAGTAAACGTGCAGGATATGTTATCGGTACAGCCAGATTACTTCACAGAGGGCGTACACTACATTTATGGGAAATTAGAATCACAGATGAAAATGATGTGTTAGTCTCTATATGTAAGATTACAAACATAGTTATTGATAAATAA
- a CDS encoding chorismate-binding protein yields MYLFKCLVKQYGDKKPFAVYRKPNSKIVVGLFQKTYTLHSVETFEEQGFIFAPFAEGMRFYIPLSESAILKEELSKETIALTDVILDYNNIVAKKAFEDLVTRCVNAIKEHKFAKVVPSRKESIPFEVEDLSGLFNKLCDIYPTAFCSLVYHPEIGLWMGATPETLLALKGNVLKTMALAGTQVNHGQTEVEWGTKEKEEQLFVTDFITDTLRPFSDQISTSEPYSKRAAKVMHICTDITASLKQVNLKPIVEALHPTPAVCGMPKDVARDFLIEQEGYDRGYYAGYLGELNCNVEAENTEETNLFVNLRCMNIEIDKVNLYIGCGVTIDSDPTSEFIETVNKSSTMKKVLSASRN; encoded by the coding sequence ATGTATTTATTCAAGTGTTTAGTAAAACAGTACGGTGATAAAAAACCTTTTGCCGTTTATCGCAAACCTAATTCTAAGATAGTTGTAGGATTGTTTCAGAAGACATATACTCTTCACTCTGTTGAGACATTTGAGGAGCAAGGGTTTATTTTTGCACCATTTGCTGAAGGGATGCGATTCTATATACCATTAAGTGAATCTGCTATCCTAAAAGAAGAATTAAGTAAGGAAACTATTGCGTTAACGGATGTTATACTCGATTATAACAATATAGTAGCAAAGAAGGCTTTTGAAGATTTGGTTACAAGATGTGTCAACGCTATTAAAGAACATAAATTCGCAAAGGTAGTACCCTCTCGTAAAGAGAGTATTCCATTTGAAGTAGAAGATTTGAGCGGATTATTCAATAAATTATGCGATATTTATCCTACAGCCTTCTGTTCATTAGTATACCACCCAGAAATAGGCTTATGGATGGGGGCAACTCCTGAGACATTATTAGCTTTAAAAGGCAATGTATTAAAGACAATGGCATTAGCTGGTACACAAGTTAATCATGGACAAACTGAAGTAGAGTGGGGGACTAAAGAAAAAGAAGAACAACTTTTCGTTACAGACTTTATAACAGATACATTAAGACCATTCTCAGACCAAATAAGCACTTCAGAACCTTACTCTAAAAGAGCCGCAAAGGTGATGCATATTTGCACAGATATTACAGCATCTCTAAAACAAGTTAACCTTAAACCAATAGTTGAAGCACTTCATCCTACTCCGGCTGTTTGTGGGATGCCAAAAGATGTAGCTAGAGATTTTCTTATTGAGCAAGAAGGATATGATAGAGGATACTATGCTGGTTATTTAGGAGAGTTAAATTGCAATGTTGAAGCAGAAAATACGGAAGAAACAAATCTATTCGTAAATTTGCGTTGTATGAATATCGAAATAGATAAAGTGAATCTATATATCGGATGTGGAGTAACTATTGATAGTGATCCTACAAGCGAGTTTATAGAAACTGTCAATAAGTCTTCTACAATGAAGAAAGTACTAAGCGCTTCGCGTAATTAA